From the Euphorbia lathyris chromosome 6, ddEupLath1.1, whole genome shotgun sequence genome, one window contains:
- the LOC136233001 gene encoding glycosyltransferase family 92 protein RCOM_0530710-like, whose translation MKDRSRKRQVVSLWSRFFWCTLVVVFFCVLFTGSSLSTVRLLLGEKLHPEVLSTWRPPVMKAMLSDSQPNSAVLIRDTVILPDHVLLFLEYPHSARLFTKEEMDCVYLLANSSSSQPQVKQPPDSIDGGGDAKDQIVRCPLSSHGSDVVSLAMKSGGQIQLGPTHRWDSLVYEAMIDYDNTTILFVKGLNLRPEKIYNTSRFECLYGWDFKRPKFILRSNVISIAQEIARCQTPLSILSNQAKLNSSSIKVSIRVKGRGTFPSIARPVHQQAFESDPISRKPNEMCICTMLRNQARFLKEWVVYHAHIGVERWFIYDNNSDDEIDSVIESLVESKYNISRHLWPWVKTQEAGFAHCALRARAWCEWVGFIDVDEYFHLPTGLDLPVLIKNQTETFTNVAEIRAACHSFGPSGLKEAPPQGVMVGYTCRLAIAERHKSIVKPEALNSSLINVVHHFHLKDEFRHVNVDRSLMVINHYKYQVWEVFKQKFQRRVATYVVDWQNEQNVGSKDRTPGLGTRPVEPPDWFSRFCEVNDTGLRDRVVNNFLDPLTNLLPWQEVEGIMVEQKVLR comes from the exons ATGAAGGATCGTAGTCGGAAGCGCCAAGTCGTTTCGTTATGGAGTAGATTCTTCTGGTGTACTCTCGTCGTCGTCTTCTTTTGCGTTCTTTTCACCGGTTCCAGTCTTTCCACTGTTCGCTTGTTGCTTGGAG AAAAGTTGCATCCAGAAGTTCTCTCCACATGGCGGCCGCCGGTTATGAAGGCCATGCTCAGTGATTCTCAACCGAATTCAGCGGTTTTAATTCGTGATACCGTTATACTTCCGGATCATGTTCTTTTATTCCTGGAATACCCTCACTCAGCCCGGTTATTTACCAAAGAGGAAATGGATTGTGTGTACTTGTTAGccaactcatcatcatctcAACCGCAGGTGAAGCAGCCACCGGATTCCATCGATGGTGGTGGGGACGCTAAGGATCAGATCGTACGTTGCCCTCTCAGTTCACATGGCTCCGACGTCGTTTCTCTTGCGATGAAATCAGGTGGTCAAATCCAGTTGGGGCCCACTCACAGGTGGGACTCACTCGTTTATGAAGCTATGATCGACTACGACAATACCACAATCTTATTTGTGAAGGGGCTCAATCTACGGCCGGAGAAAATCTACAACACATCAAGATTTGAGTGTTTGTATGGCTGGGATTTTAAGAGGCCGAAGTTTATACTGAGATCAAACGTGATATCGATAGCTCAAGAGATCGCACGGTGTCAAACACCTTTGAGCATATTGAGCAACCAAGCAAAGTTGAATAGTTCTTCTATCAAGGTATCTATAAGAGTAAAAGGCAGAGGAACATTTCCCTCCATAGCCCGTCCGGTGCACCAGCAGGCATTCGAATCCGACCCGATATCCCGAAAGCCGAATGAAATGTGCATATGCACAATGTTGCGTAATCAAGCAAGGTTCTTGAAGGAATGGGTGGTGTATCACGCCCATATTGGGGTAGAACGTTGGTTCATTTACGATAACAATAGTGATGACGAAATTGATAGTGTGATTGAGTCCTTGGTTGAGTCCAAGTATAACATTTCTAGACATTTGTGGCCTTGGGTTAAGACCCAAGAGGCAGGGTTTGCACATTGTGCTTTGAGGGCTCGGGCTTGGTGTGAATGGGTTGGGTTTATAGATGTGGATGAGTATTTCCACTTGCCAACTGGGTTAGATTTGCCTGTTCTTATTAAAAATCAAACCGAGACTTTCACTAATGTGGCCGAAATTCGTGCAGCCTGCCATAGTTTTGGACCGTCTGGGCTGAAGGAGGCGCCGCCGCAAGGGGTTATGGTAGGTTACACGTGTCGATTGGCGATAGCCGAAAGACACAAGAGTATAGTGAAGCCAGAGGCACTCAATTCGTCGTTGATAAATGTGGTGCATCATTTTCATTTGAAGGATGAATTTAGGCATGTAAATGTGGATAGGAGTTTGATGGTTATCAACCATTACAAGTATCAAGTGTGGGAGGTGTTTAAGCAGAAATTTCAGAGGAGGGTTGCAACATATGTGGTTGATTGGCAGAATGAGCAAAATGTTGGGTCTAAGGACCGAACCCCTGGGTTAGGGACTAGACCTGTGGAGCCACCAGATTGGTTTAGTAGGTTCTGTGAGGTGAATGATACTGGCCTTAGAGATAGAGTGGTCAACAATTTCTTGGACCCATTGACCAATCTCTTACCATGGCAAGAAGTAGAGGGAATTATGGTTGAACAAAAAGTGTTGAGATGA